A stretch of Pseudomonas sp. CCC3.1 DNA encodes these proteins:
- a CDS encoding class I SAM-dependent methyltransferase, which translates to MTLDPNTLEQIAATTLAHYQQSAEGFREGTRDHDVSQNINALLRHIQGAAPFTILDFGCGPGRDLQTFTRLGHIAIGLDGTERFTQMAREDSGCEVWHQDFLNLDLPAEHFDGIFANASLFHVPTQELERVLRELHASLKPGGVLLSSNPRGDNREGWNGQRYGAYHDLDNWRAMLTAAGFVELEHYYRPTGLPRDQQPWLVSVWRK; encoded by the coding sequence ATGACCCTCGATCCCAACACCCTCGAACAGATTGCTGCCACCACCCTGGCGCACTACCAACAGAGTGCAGAAGGATTTCGCGAAGGCACGCGCGACCACGACGTGAGCCAGAACATCAACGCCTTGCTGCGACATATTCAAGGCGCGGCACCGTTCACAATTCTGGATTTTGGCTGCGGGCCGGGCCGTGACCTGCAAACCTTCACCCGACTGGGGCACATCGCCATCGGGCTGGACGGCACCGAACGCTTCACCCAAATGGCCCGCGAAGACAGCGGCTGTGAAGTGTGGCATCAAGACTTTCTCAACCTTGACCTGCCGGCCGAGCACTTTGATGGCATCTTCGCCAACGCCTCGTTATTTCATGTACCGACCCAGGAGCTGGAACGCGTGCTGCGTGAACTGCATGCCAGCCTGAAGCCGGGCGGCGTACTGCTGAGTTCGAACCCACGTGGGGATAACCGTGAAGGCTGGAATGGCCAACGTTATGGCGCGTATCACGACCTGGATAATTGGCGCGCGATGCTCACAGCGGCGGGGTTTGTGGAACTGGAACATTACTACCGCCCGACTGGGTTGCCCCGCGATCAGCAGCCATGGCTGGTGAGTGTTTGGCGTAAGTAA
- a CDS encoding REP-associated tyrosine transposase, protein MPVSAHACRLRTGRFSEAGRIYLVTAVVRNREPIFNDFHLARSLINELRRTDKEGWVKSLAWVVMPDHFHWLVEIKCSSLSAVMQRTKSRAAMSIGVAQGRPLKLWQKGYHDRAIRYDEDVVHAARYIVANPLRAGLVKRLGDYPHWDAIWL, encoded by the coding sequence ATGCCTGTGTCAGCTCATGCATGTCGGCTACGTACCGGGAGATTCTCTGAGGCTGGACGTATCTATCTAGTCACCGCGGTTGTTAGGAATCGAGAGCCGATTTTCAATGACTTTCATTTAGCTCGTTCTTTGATCAATGAGCTAAGACGAACTGATAAGGAAGGTTGGGTGAAATCACTTGCCTGGGTTGTGATGCCCGATCACTTCCATTGGTTGGTTGAGATTAAGTGCTCAAGTCTTTCAGCGGTGATGCAACGGACAAAATCACGGGCGGCCATGAGCATTGGCGTTGCACAAGGAAGGCCGCTCAAGCTTTGGCAAAAGGGCTATCACGACCGGGCAATCCGTTATGACGAAGATGTGGTTCATGCTGCCCGCTATATCGTTGCCAACCCACTGCGGGCAGGCTTGGTCAAGCGATTGGGTGACTACCCTCACTGGGATGCCATCTGGCTATAA
- the ssuC gene encoding aliphatic sulfonate ABC transporter permease SsuC — protein MSTAKASSLNKIGHTLAPWLLPLLLLAVWQLSVSAGWLSTRILPAPIAVIEAGVELVRSGEIWKHLAISGWRAGVGFAIGGGIGLALGFITGLSKWGERLLDSSVQMIRNVPHLALIPLVILWFGIDESAKIFLVALGTLFPIYLNTYHGIRNVDPALVEMARSYGLSGFSLFWQVILPGALPSILVGVRFALGFMWLTLIVAETISASSGIGYLAMNAREFLQTDVVVLAILLYAVLGKLADSAARGLERVWLRWHPAYQVVKGGAA, from the coding sequence ATGAGTACGGCGAAGGCTTCAAGCCTTAATAAAATTGGCCACACGCTTGCCCCTTGGCTGTTGCCCTTATTGCTGCTGGCGGTGTGGCAGTTGTCAGTGTCGGCGGGCTGGTTGTCGACGCGCATTTTGCCCGCACCGATTGCAGTGATTGAAGCGGGCGTGGAACTGGTGCGCAGCGGTGAGATTTGGAAACACCTCGCCATCAGCGGCTGGCGTGCAGGCGTTGGCTTTGCCATCGGTGGTGGCATCGGCCTAGCGTTGGGGTTTATCACAGGCTTGTCGAAGTGGGGCGAACGCCTGCTCGACAGCTCGGTGCAAATGATCCGCAACGTGCCGCACCTGGCGCTCATCCCGCTGGTGATCCTGTGGTTTGGCATCGACGAATCGGCCAAGATTTTTCTGGTGGCGCTGGGGACGTTATTCCCGATCTACCTCAACACCTACCACGGCATCCGCAACGTTGACCCGGCGCTGGTTGAAATGGCCCGCAGCTATGGTTTGTCCGGTTTCAGCCTGTTCTGGCAAGTGATCCTGCCGGGTGCGCTGCCTTCGATTCTGGTCGGCGTGCGCTTTGCACTGGGCTTTATGTGGTTGACGCTGATCGTGGCGGAAACCATCTCTGCCAGCTCCGGCATTGGCTACCTGGCGATGAACGCCCGGGAGTTCTTGCAAACCGACGTGGTGGTGCTGGCGATTCTTTTGTACGCGGTACTCGGCAAATTGGCCGACAGCGCGGCCCGGGGTCTGGAGCGTGTGTGGTTGCGCTGGCACCCGGCGTATCAAGTGGTTAAAGGCGGTGCAGCATGA
- a CDS encoding LLM class flavin-dependent oxidoreductase gives MSKKKILLNAFNMNCIGHINHGLWTHPRDTSTRFNTLEYWTELAQLLERGLFDGLFIADIVGVYDVYQQSVDVPLKESIQLPVNDPLLLVSAMAAVTKNLGFGLTANLTYEPPYLFARRMSTLDHLTRGRVGWNIVTGYLDSAAKAMGLTEQVEHDRRYDQADEYLEVLYKLWEGSWENGAVLNDPVQRIYAQPDKVHKVKHAGEFYQVEGYHLCEPSPQRTPVLFQAGSSDRGLRFAGRHAECVFISGQTKAATKIQVDKVRASAAAAGRNPDDIKLFMGLNVIVAPTEAEAQAKREEYLSYASAEAGVAHFASSTGIDFADYALDEPIQYVKSNAIQSATKVLQNNDWTRRKLLEQHALGGRYMTVVGSPEQVADELESWIAETGLDGFNLTRIVTPESYADFIDLVIPELQRRGSYKTAYDTGSLRQKLFTEGDAHLPERHTGASFRH, from the coding sequence ATGAGCAAAAAGAAAATCCTGCTCAATGCCTTCAACATGAACTGCATTGGCCATATCAACCACGGGCTGTGGACGCATCCACGCGACACCTCGACCCGTTTCAACACCCTGGAATACTGGACTGAGCTGGCGCAGTTGCTGGAACGCGGGCTGTTCGACGGCCTTTTTATCGCCGATATCGTCGGCGTCTACGACGTTTATCAACAATCGGTTGATGTTCCGCTCAAAGAGTCCATCCAGTTGCCAGTCAACGACCCGTTGTTGCTGGTTTCGGCCATGGCGGCTGTCACCAAAAACCTCGGTTTTGGTTTGACCGCCAACCTGACCTACGAGCCGCCGTATTTATTCGCACGCCGCATGTCGACCCTCGACCACCTGACCCGTGGCCGGGTGGGCTGGAACATCGTGACCGGTTATCTGGACAGCGCGGCCAAGGCCATGGGCCTGACCGAGCAAGTGGAACACGACCGCCGTTACGACCAGGCCGACGAATACCTGGAGGTGCTCTACAAACTCTGGGAAGGCAGCTGGGAAAACGGTGCCGTACTCAACGATCCGGTGCAACGCATCTACGCCCAGCCCGACAAAGTGCACAAGGTCAAACACGCGGGCGAGTTTTATCAGGTCGAGGGCTATCACCTCTGCGAGCCGTCGCCACAGCGCACGCCCGTGCTATTCCAAGCGGGCAGCTCGGACCGTGGACTGCGATTTGCCGGGCGCCACGCCGAGTGCGTATTCATCAGCGGGCAGACCAAAGCCGCGACCAAAATCCAGGTCGACAAAGTCCGCGCCAGCGCTGCGGCGGCGGGCCGCAACCCTGACGACATCAAACTGTTTATGGGCCTCAACGTCATCGTCGCGCCGACCGAAGCCGAGGCACAGGCCAAGCGTGAGGAATACCTGAGCTATGCCAGCGCCGAGGCCGGGGTGGCGCATTTCGCCAGTTCCACCGGCATCGACTTTGCCGACTACGCACTGGACGAGCCGATCCAGTACGTAAAAAGCAACGCCATTCAGTCCGCGACCAAAGTGCTGCAAAACAACGATTGGACGCGCCGCAAGCTGCTCGAACAGCACGCGCTGGGCGGGCGTTACATGACCGTGGTCGGTTCGCCGGAACAGGTCGCTGACGAACTGGAATCGTGGATCGCCGAGACCGGCCTCGACGGCTTCAACCTGACCCGCATCGTCACCCCTGAAAGCTATGCCGACTTCATCGATCTGGTGATCCCCGAGCTGCAACGTCGGGGCTCCTACAAGACGGCGTACGACACCGGCAGCTTGCGGCAAAAGCTGTTTACCGAAGGCGATGCGCACTTGCCCGAGCGCCATACCGGCGCCTCTTTTAGACACTAA
- the ssuB gene encoding aliphatic sulfonates ABC transporter ATP-binding protein, with the protein MTAQQLPHLRQGIPLVVQNLQKAFGDRQVLRDINLHIPAGQFVAIVGRSGCGKSTLMRLLAGLDQPTGGQLLAGSAPLQDARDDTRLMFQEARLLPWKKVIDNVGLGLKGDWRPKALKALEEVGLAERANEWPAALSGGQKQRVALARALIHQPRLLLLDEPLGALDALTRIEMQQLIERLWRQHGFTVLLVTHDVSEAVAIADRVILIEDGEVGLDLTVELPRPRVRGSHRLAALETEVLNRVLALPGSPPEPEPVAPLPTQLRWAQ; encoded by the coding sequence ATGACAGCTCAACAGCTCCCGCACTTGCGCCAGGGCATCCCTTTGGTGGTGCAGAACCTGCAAAAAGCGTTTGGTGATCGTCAGGTATTGCGTGACATCAACCTGCACATTCCGGCAGGGCAGTTTGTAGCCATCGTGGGCCGCAGCGGGTGTGGCAAAAGCACCCTGATGCGCTTGCTGGCCGGGCTCGACCAGCCCACGGGGGGTCAACTGCTGGCCGGTAGCGCACCGCTGCAAGACGCGCGTGACGACACCCGACTCATGTTTCAGGAAGCGCGTTTGTTGCCCTGGAAAAAAGTCATCGACAACGTGGGCCTTGGCCTCAAAGGCGACTGGCGGCCAAAAGCCCTTAAAGCGCTGGAAGAAGTGGGTTTGGCCGAACGGGCCAACGAATGGCCAGCTGCTTTATCGGGCGGGCAAAAACAGCGTGTGGCCTTGGCCCGCGCCTTAATCCACCAACCGCGTTTGCTACTGCTGGATGAACCGTTGGGTGCCCTGGATGCGCTAACCCGCATCGAGATGCAACAACTGATCGAACGCCTGTGGCGCCAACATGGTTTCACTGTATTGCTGGTGACCCATGACGTCAGTGAAGCCGTCGCGATTGCTGATCGGGTCATCCTGATCGAAGACGGCGAAGTGGGGCTCGACCTCACTGTCGAACTGCCGCGCCCTCGGGTGCGGGGTTCACATCGACTGGCGGCATTGGAAACCGAAGTGCTTAACCGAGTCCTCGCCTTACCGGGTTCGCCACCTGAACCAGAACCTGTAGCACCGCTGCCCACGCAATTGCGTTGGGCGCAATAA
- a CDS encoding methionine ABC transporter ATP-binding protein, producing the protein MSVAIAHTRLDEPPPSASKTDLHPELTNAHVRFIGVGKTYDGRQGPVDALKGIDLAIQRGEIFGIIGRSGAGKSSLIRTINRLEQPSSGRVLIDQIDIGEFDENKLVALRRQIGMIFQHFNLMSAKTVWQNVELPLKVAGVPKLQREQKVRELLELVGLQGKHTAYPAQLSGGQKQRVGIARALVHDPAILLCDEATSALDPETTQSILGLLREINQRLGLTIILITHEMAVIRDICHRVVVLEQGQVVEQGPVWQVFGNPQHEVSKTLLAPLQDNLPEALQSRIHAAPQSAQSSVILRLRFTGSQAQEPDLGALFSALGGQVRLLHGGVEQIQGHALGQLLLSVTSSSLGAEELRKRAEQWAQQVEVLGYGA; encoded by the coding sequence ATGAGCGTAGCCATTGCCCACACGCGGCTCGATGAACCGCCACCCAGCGCATCCAAGACCGATCTGCACCCGGAGCTGACAAACGCCCACGTGCGTTTTATTGGCGTCGGCAAAACCTATGATGGTCGCCAAGGCCCGGTCGATGCCCTCAAAGGCATTGATCTGGCGATTCAACGCGGAGAAATTTTCGGCATTATCGGCCGCAGCGGTGCAGGTAAATCGTCGCTGATCCGCACCATCAATCGACTGGAACAACCGAGCAGCGGCCGCGTGTTGATTGATCAAATCGACATCGGTGAGTTTGACGAAAACAAGCTCGTCGCCTTGCGCCGTCAGATCGGCATGATCTTTCAGCACTTCAACCTGATGTCGGCCAAAACCGTGTGGCAGAACGTTGAACTGCCGCTCAAGGTGGCCGGTGTGCCCAAGCTGCAACGCGAACAAAAAGTTCGCGAGTTGCTGGAGCTGGTCGGCCTGCAAGGCAAGCACACGGCTTACCCGGCACAGCTCTCCGGCGGGCAAAAACAACGCGTGGGCATTGCTCGTGCGCTGGTTCATGACCCAGCGATTTTGCTCTGCGACGAAGCCACCTCAGCCCTCGACCCGGAAACCACGCAGTCGATCCTTGGCTTGCTGCGCGAGATCAATCAGCGGCTGGGCCTGACCATCATCCTCATCACCCACGAAATGGCGGTGATCCGCGACATTTGCCACCGCGTGGTGGTGCTCGAACAAGGCCAGGTCGTCGAACAAGGTCCGGTGTGGCAAGTGTTTGGCAACCCGCAGCACGAGGTCAGCAAAACCTTGCTTGCACCGCTGCAAGACAACTTGCCCGAGGCGCTGCAAAGCCGCATTCACGCCGCCCCGCAATCGGCACAATCGAGCGTGATTTTGCGCCTGCGCTTTACCGGCAGCCAGGCCCAAGAACCCGATCTGGGCGCACTCTTCAGCGCCTTGGGCGGCCAGGTGCGGTTGCTGCATGGCGGCGTCGAGCAGATCCAGGGCCATGCGCTGGGGCAGTTGCTGCTCAGTGTCACCAGCAGCTCATTGGGTGCCGAAGAATTGCGCAAGCGCGCTGAACAATGGGCGCAACAGGTCGAGGTGCTGGGCTATGGGGCTTGA
- a CDS encoding methionine ABC transporter permease: MGLDRLWQGLIDTFLMVGVSSFIALILGIPLAVILVTSDKGGIYEAPALNKALGAFVNLFRSIPFLILMVALIPFTRLIVGTTYGVWAAVVPLTIAATPFFARIAEVSLREVDHGLIEAAQAMGCKRHHIIWHVLLPEALPGIVGGFTITIVTMINSSAMAGAIGAGGLGDIAYRYGYQRFDTQVMLTVIVLLVLLVAVIQLGGDRLARVLNKR; this comes from the coding sequence ATGGGGCTTGATCGTTTATGGCAGGGCCTGATCGACACCTTTTTGATGGTCGGCGTGTCGTCTTTTATCGCGCTGATTCTAGGCATTCCGCTGGCGGTGATACTGGTCACCAGCGACAAGGGCGGCATCTATGAAGCCCCCGCGCTGAACAAAGCCTTGGGCGCGTTCGTGAACCTGTTTCGCTCCATCCCGTTCCTGATTTTGATGGTGGCGCTGATCCCGTTTACCCGCTTGATCGTCGGTACCACCTACGGCGTGTGGGCGGCGGTCGTACCGCTGACCATCGCGGCCACGCCGTTCTTTGCGCGCATTGCCGAAGTCAGCTTGCGCGAGGTGGACCATGGGCTGATCGAAGCCGCACAGGCCATGGGCTGCAAGCGACATCACATCATCTGGCACGTTCTTTTGCCCGAAGCGTTACCGGGCATCGTCGGTGGTTTTACCATCACCATCGTCACCATGATCAACTCCTCGGCCATGGCCGGTGCGATTGGTGCGGGCGGCCTGGGTGACATCGCCTATCGCTACGGCTACCAGCGGTTTGACACCCAAGTCATGCTCACCGTCATCGTCTTGCTGGTGCTGCTCGTCGCCGTGATTCAGCTCGGCGGCGATCGCCTGGCCCGCGTACTGAACAAGCGCTGA
- a CDS encoding TOBE domain-containing protein — MTIKAINVRNQFKGHIKEIVLGDVLSEIDVQTASGIVTSVITTRSVKELELVVGSEVIAFVKSTEVSIAKL; from the coding sequence ATGACTATCAAAGCCATCAACGTTCGCAACCAATTCAAAGGCCACATCAAAGAAATCGTACTGGGTGACGTACTGTCCGAAATCGACGTACAAACCGCGTCCGGCATCGTGACGTCAGTTATCACCACCCGCTCGGTCAAAGAGCTGGAGCTGGTGGTCGGCAGTGAAGTCATCGCCTTCGTAAAATCCACCGAAGTGTCCATCGCCAAGTTGTAA
- a CDS encoding MetQ/NlpA family ABC transporter substrate-binding protein — protein MNKKHALVLALGLFSGLTFAAEKPLKVGTTSAFAIPLEAAVAEAEKQGLKVELIEFTDWIAPNVSLASGDIDVNYFQHIPFLENANAASGFHLVPYAKGVINNVGLYSKKYKSLDELPVGATVAIANDPINSGRGLQLLAKAGLITLKPGVGYKATEEDIISNPKKIKILQVEAVQLVRAYDDADLVQGYPAYIRMAKTFDAESALLFDGIDHPEYVIQFVIQPKSKDDKRLAKFIDIYQHSPVVKASLDKTYGTLYQPGWTN, from the coding sequence ATGAACAAAAAACACGCACTGGTTCTGGCTCTCGGGCTGTTCAGCGGCCTCACTTTCGCCGCCGAAAAGCCCCTCAAGGTCGGCACCACCTCCGCCTTTGCCATTCCGCTGGAAGCCGCCGTGGCTGAAGCTGAGAAACAAGGGCTGAAAGTCGAGCTGATCGAGTTCACCGACTGGATCGCTCCCAACGTCAGCCTGGCCAGCGGCGACATCGACGTGAACTACTTCCAGCACATTCCATTCCTGGAAAACGCCAACGCCGCCAGCGGCTTTCATCTGGTGCCTTACGCCAAGGGCGTGATCAACAACGTGGGCCTGTATTCCAAAAAATACAAAAGCCTCGATGAACTGCCCGTCGGAGCTACCGTGGCCATCGCCAACGACCCGATCAACAGCGGGCGCGGCCTGCAACTGCTGGCCAAGGCCGGGCTGATCACGCTTAAACCCGGCGTCGGCTACAAAGCCACCGAAGAAGACATCATCTCCAACCCGAAAAAGATCAAAATCCTGCAGGTCGAAGCCGTGCAATTGGTACGTGCCTACGACGATGCTGACCTGGTGCAGGGCTATCCGGCCTACATCCGCATGGCCAAAACCTTCGATGCAGAGTCCGCGCTGCTGTTCGACGGCATCGACCACCCCGAATACGTGATTCAGTTCGTCATCCAGCCCAAGAGCAAGGACGACAAGCGCCTGGCCAAGTTCATCGACATTTATCAGCACTCACCGGTGGTAAAGGCCTCGCTGGATAAAACCTACGGCACCCTGTACCAACCTGGCTGGACGAACTGA
- a CDS encoding SfnB family sulfur acquisition oxidoreductase, with the protein MSLLANAQLQSDLDVAPLLLAAHVLRTDNEALQAAHELANAAREHAAKRDQQRKLPWSLVEAFTRSGLGSISIARAFGGPQVSYVTLAEVFAIISAADPALGQIPQNQVGLLNLIESIATPAQKEHLFTSVLQGWRIGNAGPERGTKNTLDLKARITADGDDFVINGQKFYSTGALFAHWIAVKALNDDGKQVMAFVRRGTPGLRVVDDWSGFGQRTTASGTVLLNNVPIEAELVIDNWRLAEIPNIQGSVSQLIQAAIDLGIARGAIADTLSFVRERSRPWVDAKVERNSDDPYVIADIGKLQIELHAAEALLRKAGRVLDEVSAAPIDAQAAARASIAVAEAKALSTELSLLASEKLFELAGSRATLAEFNLDRHWRNARVHTLHDPVRWKYHAIGAYRLNGTLPARHSWI; encoded by the coding sequence ATGTCCCTCTTGGCGAATGCACAACTGCAAAGCGACCTCGATGTCGCGCCCCTGTTGCTAGCAGCGCACGTCCTGCGCACTGACAACGAAGCCCTTCAAGCCGCCCACGAACTGGCCAACGCCGCCCGTGAACATGCCGCCAAGCGCGATCAGCAACGCAAACTGCCGTGGTCACTGGTCGAAGCCTTTACCCGCAGTGGCTTGGGCAGTATTTCTATTGCTCGCGCATTTGGCGGGCCGCAGGTGTCTTACGTCACCTTGGCTGAAGTCTTTGCGATCATCTCGGCAGCCGACCCGGCGCTGGGGCAAATTCCGCAAAATCAGGTGGGCCTTCTCAACCTGATTGAAAGCATCGCGACCCCGGCGCAAAAAGAACATTTGTTCACCAGCGTGCTGCAAGGCTGGCGCATTGGTAACGCGGGCCCGGAGCGCGGCACTAAAAACACCCTCGATCTGAAAGCCCGCATCACCGCCGATGGCGATGACTTCGTGATCAACGGCCAAAAGTTTTACTCCACCGGGGCGCTATTCGCGCACTGGATCGCCGTCAAGGCGCTCAACGATGACGGCAAGCAAGTCATGGCCTTTGTCCGTCGCGGCACACCAGGCCTGCGGGTGGTCGATGACTGGTCCGGTTTCGGCCAGCGCACCACAGCCAGTGGCACGGTCTTGCTGAACAACGTACCGATTGAAGCCGAGCTGGTCATCGACAACTGGCGCTTGGCTGAAATACCGAACATTCAGGGCTCGGTGTCGCAACTGATTCAGGCCGCCATCGACCTGGGCATTGCACGCGGCGCCATCGCCGACACCCTCAGCTTTGTGCGCGAACGCTCGCGCCCGTGGGTTGATGCCAAGGTCGAACGCAACAGCGATGACCCCTACGTGATCGCTGACATCGGCAAGTTGCAGATCGAGTTGCACGCCGCCGAAGCGCTGCTGCGCAAAGCCGGTCGCGTGCTTGACGAGGTCAGCGCAGCGCCGATCGATGCACAGGCCGCTGCCCGCGCCTCGATTGCCGTGGCCGAAGCCAAAGCCTTGAGCACTGAGCTGTCATTACTGGCCAGTGAAAAACTCTTCGAGCTGGCGGGCAGTCGCGCCACCCTTGCCGAGTTCAACCTGGACCGGCATTGGCGCAACGCGCGCGTGCACACCCTGCACGACCCCGTGCGCTGGAAATACCACGCCATCGGCGCCTACCGCCTCAACGGCACGTTGCCTGCCCGACATTCCTGGATCTAA
- a CDS encoding SfnB family sulfur acquisition oxidoreductase: protein MSLTSKQVPVIHSDAEALSVARELAAHFKRDSVLRDRERRLPFDELELFSHTGLWGITVPKAYGGAAVSNVTLAQVVALISAADSSLGQIPQNHFYALEVLRVNGSESQKQRLYAEVLAGQRFGNALAELGTKTAHDRTTHLAKAEHGYRINGRKFYATGALYAQRIPTSVVDDHGVQHLAFVRSDSEGLKVIDDWSGFGQRTTGSGSVVFDNVFVATDDVIPFQSAFERPTPVGPLAQILHAAIDTGIARAAYEDALHFVRTKTRPWIDATSDIASEDPLTLNTFGRLSVRLHAAEALLDRSGEFLDTAQANTNASTVAAASIAVAEARAISTEVSLAAGSTLFELAGSQATLAEHGLDRHWRNARVHTLHDPVRWKYHAVGNYYLNSENPPLRGTL from the coding sequence ATGTCACTGACATCCAAACAGGTCCCGGTTATCCACAGCGATGCCGAGGCCCTGAGCGTAGCGCGTGAACTTGCCGCCCATTTCAAGCGTGACAGCGTCTTGCGTGACCGCGAACGACGCCTGCCTTTCGATGAGCTGGAGCTGTTTTCCCACACCGGCCTGTGGGGCATTACAGTGCCCAAGGCGTATGGCGGCGCCGCCGTGTCCAACGTCACCCTTGCGCAAGTCGTGGCCCTTATCTCGGCCGCCGACAGTTCGCTGGGACAAATCCCGCAGAACCATTTTTACGCCCTCGAAGTGCTGCGCGTGAACGGCAGCGAATCGCAAAAACAACGGCTCTACGCCGAAGTCCTGGCCGGGCAACGCTTTGGTAATGCGTTGGCCGAACTGGGCACCAAAACCGCCCACGACCGCACCACGCATCTGGCCAAGGCGGAACACGGCTATCGCATCAACGGCCGCAAGTTCTACGCCACCGGCGCGCTGTACGCGCAACGCATTCCTACTTCGGTGGTGGATGACCACGGCGTGCAACACCTGGCCTTTGTACGCAGCGACAGTGAAGGTTTAAAGGTGATCGACGACTGGAGCGGCTTTGGCCAGCGCACCACCGGCAGCGGCTCTGTGGTGTTCGACAACGTGTTTGTCGCCACCGACGACGTGATCCCGTTTCAAAGCGCTTTCGAACGCCCGACGCCGGTCGGCCCGCTGGCGCAGATTCTGCACGCGGCCATCGACACCGGTATCGCCCGCGCAGCGTATGAAGACGCCCTGCACTTTGTACGCACCAAAACCCGGCCCTGGATCGACGCCACTTCTGACATCGCCAGCGAAGACCCATTGACCCTCAACACGTTCGGCCGCCTGAGCGTGCGCTTGCATGCCGCTGAAGCCTTGCTGGACCGCAGCGGCGAGTTTCTCGATACCGCCCAGGCCAACACCAACGCCAGCACCGTGGCGGCAGCTTCAATTGCCGTGGCCGAAGCGCGCGCCATTAGCACAGAAGTGTCGCTGGCCGCTGGCAGCACCCTGTTTGAGCTGGCCGGCAGCCAGGCCACCCTGGCCGAGCACGGCCTTGATCGTCACTGGCGCAACGCCCGCGTGCACACCCTGCACGACCCGGTGCGCTGGAAGTACCACGCCGTGGGCAATTACTACCTCAACAGTGAAAATCCACCGCTGCGGGGGACCCTCTGA
- the ssuD gene encoding FMNH2-dependent alkanesulfonate monooxygenase: protein MSLNIFWFLPTHGDGHYLGTSEGARAVDYGYLQQVAQAADRLGFGGVLIPTGRSCEDSWLVAAALIPVTQRLKFLVALRPGIVSPTVAARQAATLDRLSGGRALFNLVTGGDPDELAGDGLFLSHEERYQASVEFTRIWRRVLEGETVDYDGQHIKVKGAKLLYPPIQQPRPPLYFGGSSEAAQDLAAEQVEMVLTWGEPPAAVAEKIQQVRDKAAKLGRTVRFGIRLHVIVRETNEEAWKAADKLISHLDDDTISRAQASLSRFDSVGQQRMAALHGGSRDNLEVSPNLWAGVGLVRGGAGTALVGDGPTVAARVKEYADLGIDTFIFSGYPHLEESYRVAELLFPHLDIERPELPKGAGYVSPFGEMVANDIIPKAASQS, encoded by the coding sequence ATGAGCCTCAATATTTTCTGGTTCCTGCCTACCCACGGTGATGGCCATTACCTTGGCACCTCCGAAGGCGCACGCGCCGTCGACTACGGTTATCTGCAACAAGTTGCGCAAGCTGCAGACCGTCTTGGCTTCGGCGGGGTGTTGATCCCGACTGGACGCTCATGCGAAGACTCCTGGCTGGTAGCCGCTGCATTGATTCCGGTGACCCAGCGTTTGAAATTTTTGGTGGCACTGCGTCCGGGTATTGTTTCGCCGACCGTGGCGGCCCGTCAGGCCGCAACCCTGGATAGATTGTCCGGTGGGCGTGCGCTGTTCAACCTGGTGACCGGTGGTGACCCGGACGAGCTGGCCGGTGATGGTTTGTTCCTGAGCCACGAAGAGCGCTATCAGGCCTCGGTGGAATTCACCCGCATCTGGCGCCGCGTGCTCGAAGGCGAAACCGTCGACTACGACGGTCAGCACATCAAAGTCAAAGGCGCCAAGTTGCTCTACCCGCCGATCCAGCAACCGCGTCCGCCGTTGTACTTCGGTGGATCTTCGGAAGCGGCGCAAGACCTGGCCGCGGAACAAGTTGAAATGGTCCTGACCTGGGGCGAGCCACCGGCTGCGGTCGCAGAAAAAATCCAGCAAGTGCGCGACAAAGCCGCCAAGTTGGGCCGCACCGTGCGCTTCGGCATTCGTCTGCACGTGATCGTGCGTGAAACCAACGAAGAGGCCTGGAAAGCCGCCGACAAACTTATTTCTCATCTGGACGACGACACCATCAGCCGTGCTCAAGCCTCGCTGTCACGCTTTGACTCGGTCGGCCAGCAGCGCATGGCTGCCCTGCACGGCGGCAGCCGCGACAACCTCGAAGTCAGCCCTAACCTGTGGGCCGGTGTTGGCCTGGTACGAGGTGGCGCGGGTACGGCGCTGGTCGGCGACGGCCCAACGGTTGCAGCACGGGTCAAGGAATACGCAGACCTGGGCATCGATACCTTTATTTTCTCGGGTTACCCCCACCTGGAAGAGTCGTACCGCGTGGCTGAACTGCTGTTCCCGCACCTGGACATCGAGCGCCCGGAACTGCCCAAAGGTGCCGGTTACGTGAGCCCGTTTGGTGAAATGGTCGCCAACGACATCATTCCCAAAGCCGCGTCGCAGAGCTGA